CTTCttattggggtttttgtttgcctggggaggggggtgttgtttttcaaatgaaagcacAGACCCTGTGTTAGGTGCACTTAGTCTTTTCCAAAGTTTCTCTGGCCTGCTTGATATATACCGTTATATAATGTAAAATTTAGATGAATAACTCATTTCTCAAATTGCTCCCCATCTTTTATGTAATATTACTTATCTTAGAGTGTGGCCTTAATGAAGttggaattaaataaaaacgCAACAAACtgcatgcaaaacaaaaagtccAGCCACTTAGAAGACTATGAAACAGGCAGTAACTGCACACCTCTCAGTAGAAGATTCCCAGGTGTTGCCTCCATGACACAATGGTTCCAGCTCGAGTCTCAGGTTTGTGTCTCTGCCGTGCCAGAACCTAACCTCCCCATAGCCCACTGCCCCTCTGCAAGCAGGGATGCAGTGTAAGCACCACACCTAAGTGCTCATGCACTGAAACCAGTTATTCAACAGTTCACCAGAGCTTGTAAAGTGATTATGTGCCTGTGTTCTTGCTTaagcatgtttttttctccctccatttttgtaataaaacaatttggaagaaaatattgaacagCTTTCCTGGTTTTAAATCTTCCTTTGTATGCgactgctggctgcagccctggcttTACAGTGTATGCCTTTGTGATGCCCACCTGCAGTTTCGGTGCTGGGGGCAGCCCCATGGGTGAATGGTTGCATGCAACAGTGGACAGACACACTGCCAGCCCGGTGCAGGCAGCACTCTGCAGGTACCGCTGCAGTGACAGGCAGCCGAATCTGCCCAAAATTCGTACTGGCTGCTGTGGCTACACAGATGACTGCCTGCCATGGGATTTTAATGGGCTGGTTGTACACTCCACAAGCTGAATTACCAGAACTATCTCATCCTTTTTATCAGTGTCTCAGTTGCCTCAGTCGTTGGAGTATTACCCACATTCCATCTACTGAAACGAACCTTAGGCgttcacacaaaaaaacaaacttgatgaaataatttgtttccacAATGCTCTGTCCCTAATGCATGAGGTGATAATTTActtagttattttcttttacatgatCAATTTACCTCAAAGATATAAAACCAGAACCcactttttgtcattttttgaCATTTCCTTCAACGAGGGTTCAAAGCTTGACTGGAGGTAGGCTGTAAAGTCGGACACTTTCTGCTGAATATCACAACACCTTGCTAGAACTCCAcctccttcttccctgtgaATTGCTGGTATAAAGGTACTGGGGCTGAGGAGGAtggctggaaaaaagaaataaaagaatgcttggctccttttttctgttggttCTTAATGCGGATAGGGGTATCACCATAAAGAACCATAATCATGGTATTATTTTTTGGTTCTTAGAAACAGAATCAAGATAAAGAAGTGTTTAAGGGCAGGTTCAGTTTTCTTAGTAAATAAGATCAAGCAGCATCTGAAAggcaaattatttctttgcttctagTATTTTCATAGCCTGCTGCTTTTGGCACAAACCATACAAACCATGAATTTTATCCTTCCCCAATGTAAGAATCAGAAGGAATATGTCTTCTAGTTGTATGCTGCGTAGAACATGGCATCAAGAGAACTTATGGTTCTCACAGCCAACGCTACATCTTACAAATCAATATGGGGTCAGAATTAGCCACAAATATGAGACCCATGTGGACTACTAATTTGGTCGAGGCTGTTAGCCAAGCCCAGTTAAAACTCAAACAACAACAGAGAGAGGTGTGGGTGTACAGCTCTGTCAGACAGACACTTTGTACAGGTCTTGACATTTAGAATTCTGATGGTTCCTTTGCAACTCAAACAGCTGAATgactggtgctgctgcagaatgaaaacaatcactttaagagtaaaaataaataatttaatgcaCAGTAAAATTGTCAGATTACTCCTTAAATAAACCAGTAAtattagaaaaagagaaacacaatTTCCCATAATAAATTTTGCACAATATAAaagctttcttaaaataaatttgtctgTCCAACAGTACTAACATTTATACTGGCTATAAACAAATGACAGGAAGCTATACCTCACTAACATGGTAGTGAATCCATTCCGTTCCGCATAAAGTTAATGcttaattttcaattttcatGTTATAGCCACTTACTGGCTGTAACTGTCATGACACGCTGGCCTATATGGTCTGTTTCAGTACCTTCCTCTTGGCATTGGTCCATCTCATCTGATCTCCTGTCAACAAGAAGAACTATTTGCTGCCTTATTAAGGCAAATATCTTTCATCTGCTCATTTTTATCCCCACCCACCGCTGGGACAGGGACTATAATTAAGGGTATAGACTAGTTTCTTCTTGAATTTACAAATGTGGGTCAAGTAGATGTCTATTCATTAATACCAGCAGCTAGTTATTAAAGCACACATCTAATTTGACCCTTGAAAGATTCCTGTGGCATTCAGATGTGTTACTGAACAAGACACGTTTCTTCCTgatgtttctttcttcatttctatttcacattacagaagaaaaaaataaagcagatacCACCCTACCCAGGAAGACTGTAGGGTGAACAAGGGAATGATGAGAGTTGAAGCTCGCTTAAACTAGTGCGAAGGTCTTGCAcgtaattaaagaaaatagagaAGGTATTTAAGTTTTCAGGCTGTTTTATGAGGAAAGAGCAACGGGAAACATGGCATGTAAGGTTAACAGGGAGAAAAGGTAACTGACATGAGCATGGGTGGAAGTGAGCGTTAAGGATGTAGTTGTGCAGATAATTTTGGATAaaccaaaagaagaagaaaggagccATGTGCAAGACTGCTTTCAAAGCTTGTGCAGGGAATCCAGATTGGATCGTTaggcaaggaaaagcagaagtttcAAAGTCAGCAGAGCATGCATCAGACAAGATGTGATTTTCACGGGAGTGAAATGGGTTATTGAGACATCAGGACAACATAAAGAAGGAGGTAGCGGTGTTTTAGGAGTACAACACTGTTATAAATATACCACATTTTCCAGTTACAATAATGCATCATGGACAATATTTACAGGACGTCTTTGGAAGTGTTTCTACTTAATGAATAGCTCCCTACCCTGGGATTACTAATAGGTGGGAGAAGCCCATCTCTTCTAGGTGGTGAGGAAGATGAGTCTTTCCATCATTTCTCTGAAAGTTAAAACAGtacattattaaaattaaaatgaaacccTAGTTAGATATTTCAGCAcattctttcctctctctttttcattgcattttctatTAAACCTGTCAATGTATAAGGACAAAATGATACTGGGAATTGGAACTCATGGCTTGTTGCTCTCTTGCCCCTTGATAAAAGTaccaagaaaaatcagtttgagTTAATCACACATCTCACTTAGGTACACTATACGGTGATGTGTTAGCCTAGGATTATTCTGAAAGTATGTAGGTGTGGCTCAGTAAGTTGGGGATGAGGGGAAGCAGCTCCATGCATTGTTTTCAGTAAAGCTGCAAAGCTCATAGGACTTTTATACTGACATTTCAATCAAGACAAATCTAAATGCATTGGAATCACTACCTACTTACTGGGAGTCACTGGAATCGTTACCTAGAAAAACTGGAAGGATGAACAATTGGTTCCTTTAAAAGGTACCTCTGTGAATAATAAATTTTGCCAAAAAactctgaaaagacaaaaatcaggaGGCTTTTTTCATCCCTgattgtgaaaaaaaatcacttatcCTGTTTTACTTggattaaaatttgttttatagaCATTCAAAGATGAATATACAATaaggagaaacattttaaaatatttgtctccCCATTAtggtacacacacacatgaGGAGACTTTCTTTGTACACCTAAAATGTAAGATGAGATCTGAGAAGTTTGGTTGGAGTCTGTAGTTAACCAGTCTCATCACTACTCCCTTTCTCATCAGAGGACCAAACAGAGAATCCTATGTTATAAGCCAAGTATAGCAAGACTTTCTTGAAAATggtatattttacttttttttaaatactgttgtgCAAAATATGTTTACTAACAAATCTCAACATCTTTCCATAAAAATTTCCCTCCTttcaagaaaatacttcttctCTTTGTAAAGAAACAGTCTCTGTAATGTAAAATACTTACATGTTAATGTGAGAGAATTTGGGTCAAGCTTTAACCTGTTGCATTCAGATGTCCCAGGATTAGAAGTATCATCTTCATCATAAATATTTTGACGTAAAACGTTCCTTATAAAATCTGGGTTCATTGTGTTTTCCATAAAGCCCTCTGTTGATGGTGGTACAGAAAACTCTAGCTGATAAAATACAGTGGAGCTTTcattactgaaaaacaaagtcagGTATGAATGCCTTCAAGTCCCCACTGGACCTTTTGTTTTTTGAGTAGACTGACTTTTTGTATCAGTGTTGGCATGgaattttttaaacttgttctaaagaaaagcatcataaaagaaaactgccatcaaagattccagtttcctcttccccctgcctTCTCAGAGCAGCTCTTGACATTAAGAGAAACTGGGCACATGCCTGAAGCCAACCTGAGACGTGCTTTCAAATGCACAAATGGCAACGGGACATGTGTCCTAATGGGGTGAAGTTTTCAGGACTTGTGCTTCACAAGTACATAACGATAAGAGGTGCTGAGATATCTCATGCATAGGTTAGCTGAGAACCTGCAGAGAGCTTTGCTCTCCTGATAGCAGTACCTGGGGCCACCCAGCTGTGCTCCTAACTCAGCTCTGGAGTGGATTACGCAAAACACCAAACTGAGGTCCACCTCTGGAGATTTCAGTGTTTGCGGTCTACCAAATACACTGACTACAATTTGACAGTTACATTTTGTActcacagaatttaaaataccaaaaaagTAGTTggatggaggaaaagaaaaggagacacagacagagagagacacacacacacactaagaggcagggagaggcacAGAGAGAGATATCAATCAGCTAGTCAATACGTATGCAGAACTACAGCTTTGTACCTGATGGTCTAAATCACAATTTTAACCTGTAAGGTTAAGGAGCTACAGCTCACTCACTGAACAGAGCCAGGATGCCCAAGGCTGGCAGTGCAGGGGAGCACATTCCCCAAAGTGTCCTCAGGACTGCCCCTTGCCATAGACCAAGGGGGTTCTTCCTCTGTCCTTGTTCTCTCAAGGGACTTGGGACTTTGCAAATctatttccctttattttctcctgtctttctaATCCCTTTTGCAACAGTACTTTTTCAGAAGTCCTTGGGGAAGTTCTCTGACCGCCTTCTCTTGCCTCTCTGCTATCTCTCCATGGCAGGACCATGCTACAGCTGATCTTTTCAGTCCCACTTTTCCCCCTGCTGCTCAGCCTCCTTCCTGTTGTAAATCTGTAGTATCTCCATAGGTGAAAACTTTACAGTCTCAAACACAGTAAACtcctttgccttcctccagtgcCAGTTTCTGCCAAGAGTAATATCCACTCTCTGTTCCAGCTTGAAGCTTTCTGTTGCCTCTGCAAGGCAGGCCTGGatgtttttccccttccctcctctgacTCCACCTGTGGTGGCTGAGCTTCTTTATGTGTGTCTCCCATCCAGGCTAGCCTAGCTTCCACTCTGCCACCTGCTCCTGTTCCACCAGTCTCTCCaacatgctgctgctttgaaatttgCTCCTGTTGTCCAAAATAAAGTGAGGGGGAAAAGTGGTCCAAACAAACCAGCAATACAATATTACTCTTTTGGCTCTCAAGACTTGTACGTCCCTGTTGCATTCAGCTCTTTTGGGAACAAAGCAGTTCTCCCCTCCCCATAGaccctgttttatttatttaaggcTATTTAAGCCATGTCAATCTCAAATGGTTCCAGCAGCTAATTTTAAATATCCTGGAATATGTTTATTAAGGGCTGcacttaaaaacaaagacaacagaGGTGATActtaacagcaacaaaacattACTGTCATTATACAGTATTAGAAGCACTTGCCATTTACACCAGAGGATTCTTTGAGTAGTTTTCACTACCTATACATGTAACTTTCCCCCAGACAACCTATTTTTCATAGATTTAAATGGGCTGCATATTTATTTAGGCACATGTATGTCTCTTCAAAAGCCTGGAATTTGCAGATTTTAGTGATAGAAACTGCTTACCTGAAATAAACCACCTGAGCTGACCTAAAGTAGCGTCCTAGAGCTGGAGATGAACTGTAGACATCTGTTAActtggagagaaaaaggagaaaaaaagaaaaagtatttcttctattcactctcttttttccccataaaagaaaatatgttgaaTCACTCTTATGGGTGTTTTAAGGGGCATAAATACAGGTGATGACAGTCAAATATCGCAAGTATCTGCCCTGGAAAATGTACACAATCCCTGTAAGCTTCACAGACAAGTTAATCTGTGTGTTGGAGTGATTACTATATTACCTTAACACTATGGAGGCATTGAGTATGTGCTCATGTTGCCATGTGCAATTTATGTTGTTTGGCTTGGGTTTTTCTTAGTAACAAAAAGCCCTTCTACTCCTGCTTGGTAAAGGGAAGGGTCTCTCTACTGAGACTCCCTTTCCACAGTAGGTCTAAATCAGATGGCTCAATGGAAATGGCAGCTATAAACCCAGGCTGTCATCTTGTATGTCCAGAAGAATGCAACACACAGGGTTTTTAGCTATCACTGGGTTTAGATGACCTTCACAGGCCTTGCCTAGCCTAAATTATTCAATGATTCCATGAAAAAGGTGAAGACTATATCCCAACCATTACTCAAATTTGGGGGAACAAAAAAtcaggtgcttttttttttttttaaatcaatataGGCTGCTCGTGTGCTTAAAAGCAGACAATTCTTTTTTCTAGATCAGGGCTTAAAATTATACTATTAAAGTATACTAGAGAAAGTACAACTCAGAATTTTTTGTGGACTTGCAAATGACTGAGTTTCTAcccagagaaacagaaacttcctaaaaaggaaaacacagaatttttgtGACAAGCAGAATCAGCTTTGCCAAGAACCAAATCAACACGTACCCTTTTAGTAATCTCTTCAGAGAAAAGGTGTGGGAGGCCACACATTAACTCCAATGTTCCTGAGAAATTGCGACAATTTCCACTATTTCGCAGTGCGTCAGGATCCCAATAGTCATCCTCATCTGTGTAAACATCTAATATTCAAAAGGAGGtggaaaggggagaaagaagatCCAGTTAGTAGAAGTATGGAAAAAACCCCTCAGCTTTCTCCAGGGTGGCTTCCTCACAAATTCCCTAGGTAATGACTGACTGGGAATGACAGAAAGAAAGTGCAAGTCACCTGAAGAAAAGTGACAGCACATGGAGGTCAGTCACCCACCCCCACTGGTGAAAGTCAGCTGCTTTGGGAGCCTGACAGGCACTGACACAACACAAGGGGACATAAGTGATCCATTGCACTCACTGCAATGTTACAAGCATCAC
The Phalacrocorax aristotelis chromosome 1, bGulAri2.1, whole genome shotgun sequence DNA segment above includes these coding regions:
- the C1H3orf52 gene encoding TPA-induced transmembrane protein; the protein is MSCLRACFRDRSPRAETEAMKKQSSGQEHEIIELQESNVEESEVDCDKPLNTETRKESDHWKSCGNVVFWKCKLWMVITTIFLVFFLVILISLILYSNVYTDEDDYWDPDALRNSGNCRNFSGTLELMCGLPHLFSEEITKRLTDVYSSSPALGRYFRSAQVVYFSNESSTVFYQLEFSVPPSTEGFMENTMNPDFIRNVLRQNIYDEDDTSNPGTSECNRLKLDPNSLTLT